One Panicum virgatum strain AP13 chromosome 9K, P.virgatum_v5, whole genome shotgun sequence genomic region harbors:
- the LOC120647439 gene encoding exosome complex exonuclease RRP44 homolog A-like isoform X1 produces MLQSKSFVKKTKQGRIQKYVREHYLRDDVYCGFVPCTACDAAAERKLDASAAAILVVDTNVVLHQIDLLENPAIEDVVLLSVVLEEVKNKNLAVFNRIKALCTNKARRFYVFANEQHRDTYVKDMVGESSNDRNDRAIRVAARWYQSHLGGSVKVLLITNDRENKRKAIEEGLNAETVESYVRSLAQPSLLDLVVVPTSGDVAMEDVEDHRPSKKKVIYSEHKPMSEITSGLRCGIYHQGKLRVNRYNPFEAYVGSESIGDEIVIRGRSNMNRAFDGDIVAVELLPQDQWHESKSFIADDDAEEEEEEVHLVPNSADDAPRNTSSTQSTVGSSAPSVASRPLGRVAGIIKRNWNSYCGSLQPMPMPAGSGGVAHALFVSKDRRIPKIRIQTRQLENLLNKRIVVAVDSWDVSSRYPSGHYVRTIGDIGDKETETEVVLIENDINTRPFSTQVLSCLPPLPWTLSPEDLANPNRQDLRHVRVFSVDPPGCRDIDDALHCTLLPNGNFEVGVHIADVTNFVHPGTPLDEEAAQRGTSVYLVGQRIDMLPKPLTEDVCSLRADVERLAFSVIWEMTPDADIISTRYTKSVIKSCAAMSYVEAQARMDDSRLVDPLTVDLRNLNSLAKIMRQRRCERGALTLASAEVKFEIDSETHDPLDIGIYQIREANQMIEEFMLAANISVAEKILKHFPLCSLLRRHPSPTKEMLEPLLRTASSVGLNLDVSSSKALAESLDNAKRDDPYFNKLIRILATRCMTQAVYFCSGDLTFSEYYHYGLAASLYTHFTSPIRRYADVVAHRLLAAALEIAKLPPIFQDGPQLTGIADNLNYRHRNAQMASRASVELHTLIYFRTRPTDTEARIVKVKANGFIVFVPKFGIEGPIYLTPKGDKGGDWVVDEVNQRVTKPGTNISYAVLQTVRIRMEVVEPQPHRPKLLLTLI; encoded by the exons ATGCTGCAGAGCAAGTCCTTCGTGAAGAAGACGAAGCAAGGTCGCATCCAAAAG TACGTCAGGGAGCACTACCTCCGCGACGATGTCTACTGCGGCTTCGTCCCCTGCACAGcctgcgacgccgccgccgagcgcaaACTCGACGCCTCCGCGGCTGCCATCCTCGTCGTCGACACCAACGTCGTGCTCCACCAG ATTGATTTGCTGGAGAATCCGGCGATTGAGGATGTCGTCCTGCTGTCGGTTGTCCTGGAGGAAGTGAAGAATAAGAACCTTGCCGTTTTCAACAGGATCAAGGCACTATGTACCAACAAAGCACGGAGGTTCTACGTTTTCGCCAATGAGCAGCACAG GGATACTTATGTCAAAGACATGGTTGGGGAGAGCTCTAATGATCGTAATGACAGAG CAATTCGTGTTGCTGCCCGTTGGTACCAAAGCCATCTTGGTGGGAGTGTGAAGGTTCTGCTGATTACAAATGATAGAGAGAACAAAAGGAAAGCTATTGAAGAAGGCCTTAATGCTGAGACAG TTGAGTCATATGTAAGGTCGCTTGCGCAGCCTAGTTTGCTTGATTTGGTGGTGGTTCCAACTAGTGGAGATGTTGCCATGGAAGATGTAGAAGATCATAGACCATCCAAGAAGAAAGTAATCTACAGTGAG CACAAACCAATGTCGGAAATTACATCTGGTCTGCGGTGTGGAATCTACCATCAAGGGAAGCTTCGAGTTAATCGTTACAATCCATTTGAAGCTTATGTTGGaagtgagagcattggcgatgAGATTGTTATCCGCGGACGGTCAAATATGAACAGGGCTTTTGATGGTGATATAGTTGCTGTTGAGCTCTTGCCACAAGATCAATGGCATGAGTCAAAGTCATTTATAGCAGATGATGATG cagaagaagaagaagaagaagtccatCTGGTACCTAATAGTGCTGATGATGCTCCTCGGAACACCAGTTCCACACAATCAACAGTTGGATCATCTGCTCCTTCTGTCGCTAGTCGTCCACTTGGACGTGTTGCTGGTATCATTAAGAGAAATTGGAATTC GTACTGTGGATCCTTGCAGCCAATGCCCATGCCTGCTGGTAGTGGGGGCGTTGCTCATGCTTTATTTGTTTCGAAAGATCGAAGAATTCCTAAAATCCGAATTCAAACCAGACAGCTTGAGAATCTTTTGAACAAAAGAATTGTTGTTGCGGTTGATTCATGGGATGTTTCGTCTCGCTATCCGTCAGGTCACTATGTACGAACGATTGGAGATATTGGTGACAAAGAAACTGAAACAGAG GTTGTCTTAATAGAGAATGATATCAACACGAGACCTTTCTCTACACAAGTCCTTTCTTGTTTGCCACCATTACCATGGACATTATCACCAGAAGATTTGGCTAATCCTAATCGACAAGACTTGCGTCATGTGAGAGTCTTTAGTGTGGATCCACCAG GTTGTCGAGATATTGATGATGCACTACATTGCACGTTACTCCCAAATGGAAATTTTGAAGTTGGAGTCC ATATTGCTGATGTCACTAATTTTGTTCACCCTGGTACCCCTCTCGATGAGGAAGCTGCTCAAAGGGGCACTTCTGTTTATCTTGTTGGGCAGCGGATTGATATGCTTCCAAAGCCCCTGACTGAAG ATGTTTGTTCACTTCGTGCTGATGTTGAAAGGCTGGCATTCTCTGTCATTTGG GAAATGACTCCTGATGCTGATATCATATCCACGAGATATACGAAGAGTGTTATCAAATCTTGTGCTGCAATGTCTTATGTGGAAGCCCAGGCAAGAATGGATGACAG CCGTTTAGTTGATCCACTAACTGTAGACTTGCGGAACTTAAATTCATTGGCAAAG ATCATGCGACAACGACGTTGCGAAAGAGGGGCTCTGACTCTTGCTTCTGCAGAAGTAAAATTTGAGATTGATAGTGAAACTCATGATCCTCTTGACATAG GAATTTATCAAATCCGTGAGGCAAATCAAATGATTGAAGAGTTTATGTTGGCGGCAAATATTTCTGTTGCCGAGAAGATTTTGAAGCACTTCCCGTTATGTTCTTTGCTAAG GCGTCATCCTAGCCCAACAAAGGAGATGCTTGAGCCATTACTCCGTACTGCTTCTTCTGTTGGCCTAAATCTGGACGTGTCATCCTCAAAGGCATTAGCTGAATCACTTGACAATGCAAAG CGTGATGACCCATACTTTAATAAGCTTATTAGAATTCTGGCGACTAGATGCATGACACAG GCCGTTTATTTTTGCAGCGGAGATTTGACCTTTTCTGAGTATTACCATTACGGGCTTGCAGCTTCTCTTTACACTCATTTCACTTCTCCTATTCGCAGATATGCAG ATGTTGTTGCTCATAGGTTGCTAGCTGCAGCGCTAGAAATTGCAAAGCTCCCACCAATCTTTCAGGATGGTCCACAACTTACTGGCATCGCTGACA ACTTGAATTACAGACACCGAAATGCCCAGATGGCAAGCAGAGCATCAGTTGAACTCCACACCCTCATATATTTCAGGACAAG GCCAACTGATACTGAAGCTAGGATAGTAAAGGTCAAGGCAAATGGTTTCATAGTCTTCGTCCCAAA gtttGGGATAGAAGGGCCCATCTACCTTACTCCTAAAGGAGACAAGGGTGGCGACTGGGTTGTTGATGAGGTGAACCAGAGGGTAACCAAGCCCGGAACAAACATCAGTTATGCTGTCCTGCAGACTGTTAGGATTCGTATGGAAGTTGTTGAGCCTCAGCCCCACCGCCCAAAGCTGCTACTCACCCTCATTTGA
- the LOC120647441 gene encoding glyceraldehyde-3-phosphate dehydrogenase GAPB, chloroplastic-like, which yields MATHAALAASRIPAGARLHSRAASRQRVDFADFSGPRPGSCSISTAAREASFSDVLGAQLVAKATGENAVRAPAEAKLKVAINGFGRIGRNFLRCWHGRKDSPLDVVVINDSGGVKNASHLLKYDSMLGTFKADVKIVDDTTISVDGKLITVVSNRDPLKLPWAELGIDIVIEGTGVFVDGPGAGKHIQAGAKKVIITAPAKGADIPTYVVGVNEGDYDHGVADIISNASCTTNCLAPFVKVLDAEFGIVKGTMTTTHSYTGDQRLLDASHRDLRRARAAALNIVPTSTGAAKAVALVLPQLKGKLNGIALRVPTPNVSVVDLVINTEKKGITADDVNGAFREAAAGPLNGVLDVCDAPLVSVDFRCSDVSSTIDSSLTMVMGDDMVKVVAWYDNEWGYSQRVVDLAHLVAAKWPGAATAGSGDPLEDFCKDNPATDECKVYEA from the exons ATGGCCACCCACGCTGCTCTCGCGGCGTCGCGCATCCCCGCAGGCGCCCGGCTGCACAGCAGGGCGGCGTCCAGGCAG AGGGTGGACTTCGCCGACTTCTCTGGGCCGAGGCCGGGATCATGCTCCATCAGCACCGCCGCCAGGGAGGCGTCCTTCTCCGACGTGCTCGGTGCGCAGCTCGTCGCCAAG GCCACCGGGGAGAACGCGGTGAGGGCGCCCGCTGAGGCCAAGCTCAAGGTGGCGATCAACGGGTTCGGGCGCATCGGCCGGAACTTCCTCCGGTGCTGGCACGGCCGCAAGGACTCCCCGCTCGATGTCGTCGTCATCAACGACAGCGGAGGCGTCAAGAAC GCGTCTCACCTCCTCAAGTACGACTCGATGCTCGGCACCTTCAAGGCCGACGTCAAGATCGTCGACGACACCACCATCAGCGTCGACGGCAAGCTCATCACGGTCGTCTCCAACAGGGACCCGCTCAAGCTCCCATGGGCCGAGCTCGGCATCGACATTGTCATCGAG GGTACCGGAGTCTTCGTCGACGGCCCGGGCGCCGGGAAGCACATCCAGGCCGGCGCCAAGAAGGTCATCATCACCGCTCCGGCCAAGGGCGCCGACATCCCGACCTACGTCGTCGGCGTCAACGAGGGCGACTACGACCACGGCGTGGCCGACATCATCAG CAATGCTTCCTGCACGACCAACTGCCTCGCGCCGTTCGTCAAGGTCTTGGACGCGGAGTTCG GGATCGTGAAGGGAACGATGACGACGACCCACTCGTACACGGGCGACCAGAGGCTGCTGGACGCGTCCCACCGCGACCTGAGGCgtgcccgcgcggcggcgctgaacATCGTGCCGACGAGCACCGGcgcggccaaggcggtggcgCTGGTGCTGCCGCAGCTCAAGGGGAAGCTGAACGGCATCGCGCTCCGCGTGCCGACCCCGAACGTGTCCGTGGTGGACCTGGTGATCAACACCGAGAAGAAGGGCATCACCGCCGACGACGTCAACGGCGCGTtccgcgaggccgccgccggcccgctcaATGGCGTCCTCGACGTCTGCGACGCGCCGCTCGTGTCCGTCGACTTCAGGTGCTCCGACGTGTCCTCCACCATCGACTCCTCGCTCACCATGGTCATGGGCGACGACATGGTCAAGGTCGTCGCCTGGTACGACAACGAGTGGGGATACAG CCAGCGCGTGGTCGATTTGGCGCACCTGGTGGCGGCCAAGTGGccgggcgcggcgacggcgggcagCGGCGACCCCCTGGAGGACTTCTGCAAGGACAACCCCGCCACCGACGAGTGCAAGGTGTACGAGGCATAA
- the LOC120647439 gene encoding exosome complex exonuclease RRP44 homolog A-like isoform X2 — MLQSKSFVKKTKQGRIQKYVREHYLRDDVYCGFVPCTACDAAAERKLDASAAAILVVDTNVVLHQIDLLENPAIEDVVLLSVVLEEVKNKNLAVFNRIKALCTNKARRFYVFANEQHRDTYVKDMVGESSNDRNDRAIRVAARWYQSHLGGSVKVLLITNDRENKRKAIEEGLNAETVESYVRSLAQPSLLDLVVVPTSGDVAMEDVEDHRPSKKKVIYSEHKPMSEITSGLRCGIYHQGKLRVNRYNPFEAYVGSESIGDEIVIRGRSNMNRAFDGDIVAVELLPQDQWHESKSFIADDDEEEEEEVHLVPNSADDAPRNTSSTQSTVGSSAPSVASRPLGRVAGIIKRNWNSYCGSLQPMPMPAGSGGVAHALFVSKDRRIPKIRIQTRQLENLLNKRIVVAVDSWDVSSRYPSGHYVRTIGDIGDKETETEVVLIENDINTRPFSTQVLSCLPPLPWTLSPEDLANPNRQDLRHVRVFSVDPPGCRDIDDALHCTLLPNGNFEVGVHIADVTNFVHPGTPLDEEAAQRGTSVYLVGQRIDMLPKPLTEDVCSLRADVERLAFSVIWEMTPDADIISTRYTKSVIKSCAAMSYVEAQARMDDSRLVDPLTVDLRNLNSLAKIMRQRRCERGALTLASAEVKFEIDSETHDPLDIGIYQIREANQMIEEFMLAANISVAEKILKHFPLCSLLRRHPSPTKEMLEPLLRTASSVGLNLDVSSSKALAESLDNAKRDDPYFNKLIRILATRCMTQAVYFCSGDLTFSEYYHYGLAASLYTHFTSPIRRYADVVAHRLLAAALEIAKLPPIFQDGPQLTGIADNLNYRHRNAQMASRASVELHTLIYFRTRPTDTEARIVKVKANGFIVFVPKFGIEGPIYLTPKGDKGGDWVVDEVNQRVTKPGTNISYAVLQTVRIRMEVVEPQPHRPKLLLTLI; from the exons ATGCTGCAGAGCAAGTCCTTCGTGAAGAAGACGAAGCAAGGTCGCATCCAAAAG TACGTCAGGGAGCACTACCTCCGCGACGATGTCTACTGCGGCTTCGTCCCCTGCACAGcctgcgacgccgccgccgagcgcaaACTCGACGCCTCCGCGGCTGCCATCCTCGTCGTCGACACCAACGTCGTGCTCCACCAG ATTGATTTGCTGGAGAATCCGGCGATTGAGGATGTCGTCCTGCTGTCGGTTGTCCTGGAGGAAGTGAAGAATAAGAACCTTGCCGTTTTCAACAGGATCAAGGCACTATGTACCAACAAAGCACGGAGGTTCTACGTTTTCGCCAATGAGCAGCACAG GGATACTTATGTCAAAGACATGGTTGGGGAGAGCTCTAATGATCGTAATGACAGAG CAATTCGTGTTGCTGCCCGTTGGTACCAAAGCCATCTTGGTGGGAGTGTGAAGGTTCTGCTGATTACAAATGATAGAGAGAACAAAAGGAAAGCTATTGAAGAAGGCCTTAATGCTGAGACAG TTGAGTCATATGTAAGGTCGCTTGCGCAGCCTAGTTTGCTTGATTTGGTGGTGGTTCCAACTAGTGGAGATGTTGCCATGGAAGATGTAGAAGATCATAGACCATCCAAGAAGAAAGTAATCTACAGTGAG CACAAACCAATGTCGGAAATTACATCTGGTCTGCGGTGTGGAATCTACCATCAAGGGAAGCTTCGAGTTAATCGTTACAATCCATTTGAAGCTTATGTTGGaagtgagagcattggcgatgAGATTGTTATCCGCGGACGGTCAAATATGAACAGGGCTTTTGATGGTGATATAGTTGCTGTTGAGCTCTTGCCACAAGATCAATGGCATGAGTCAAAGTCATTTATAGCAGATGATGATG aagaagaagaagaagaagtccatCTGGTACCTAATAGTGCTGATGATGCTCCTCGGAACACCAGTTCCACACAATCAACAGTTGGATCATCTGCTCCTTCTGTCGCTAGTCGTCCACTTGGACGTGTTGCTGGTATCATTAAGAGAAATTGGAATTC GTACTGTGGATCCTTGCAGCCAATGCCCATGCCTGCTGGTAGTGGGGGCGTTGCTCATGCTTTATTTGTTTCGAAAGATCGAAGAATTCCTAAAATCCGAATTCAAACCAGACAGCTTGAGAATCTTTTGAACAAAAGAATTGTTGTTGCGGTTGATTCATGGGATGTTTCGTCTCGCTATCCGTCAGGTCACTATGTACGAACGATTGGAGATATTGGTGACAAAGAAACTGAAACAGAG GTTGTCTTAATAGAGAATGATATCAACACGAGACCTTTCTCTACACAAGTCCTTTCTTGTTTGCCACCATTACCATGGACATTATCACCAGAAGATTTGGCTAATCCTAATCGACAAGACTTGCGTCATGTGAGAGTCTTTAGTGTGGATCCACCAG GTTGTCGAGATATTGATGATGCACTACATTGCACGTTACTCCCAAATGGAAATTTTGAAGTTGGAGTCC ATATTGCTGATGTCACTAATTTTGTTCACCCTGGTACCCCTCTCGATGAGGAAGCTGCTCAAAGGGGCACTTCTGTTTATCTTGTTGGGCAGCGGATTGATATGCTTCCAAAGCCCCTGACTGAAG ATGTTTGTTCACTTCGTGCTGATGTTGAAAGGCTGGCATTCTCTGTCATTTGG GAAATGACTCCTGATGCTGATATCATATCCACGAGATATACGAAGAGTGTTATCAAATCTTGTGCTGCAATGTCTTATGTGGAAGCCCAGGCAAGAATGGATGACAG CCGTTTAGTTGATCCACTAACTGTAGACTTGCGGAACTTAAATTCATTGGCAAAG ATCATGCGACAACGACGTTGCGAAAGAGGGGCTCTGACTCTTGCTTCTGCAGAAGTAAAATTTGAGATTGATAGTGAAACTCATGATCCTCTTGACATAG GAATTTATCAAATCCGTGAGGCAAATCAAATGATTGAAGAGTTTATGTTGGCGGCAAATATTTCTGTTGCCGAGAAGATTTTGAAGCACTTCCCGTTATGTTCTTTGCTAAG GCGTCATCCTAGCCCAACAAAGGAGATGCTTGAGCCATTACTCCGTACTGCTTCTTCTGTTGGCCTAAATCTGGACGTGTCATCCTCAAAGGCATTAGCTGAATCACTTGACAATGCAAAG CGTGATGACCCATACTTTAATAAGCTTATTAGAATTCTGGCGACTAGATGCATGACACAG GCCGTTTATTTTTGCAGCGGAGATTTGACCTTTTCTGAGTATTACCATTACGGGCTTGCAGCTTCTCTTTACACTCATTTCACTTCTCCTATTCGCAGATATGCAG ATGTTGTTGCTCATAGGTTGCTAGCTGCAGCGCTAGAAATTGCAAAGCTCCCACCAATCTTTCAGGATGGTCCACAACTTACTGGCATCGCTGACA ACTTGAATTACAGACACCGAAATGCCCAGATGGCAAGCAGAGCATCAGTTGAACTCCACACCCTCATATATTTCAGGACAAG GCCAACTGATACTGAAGCTAGGATAGTAAAGGTCAAGGCAAATGGTTTCATAGTCTTCGTCCCAAA gtttGGGATAGAAGGGCCCATCTACCTTACTCCTAAAGGAGACAAGGGTGGCGACTGGGTTGTTGATGAGGTGAACCAGAGGGTAACCAAGCCCGGAACAAACATCAGTTATGCTGTCCTGCAGACTGTTAGGATTCGTATGGAAGTTGTTGAGCCTCAGCCCCACCGCCCAAAGCTGCTACTCACCCTCATTTGA